A genome region from Leptodactylus fuscus isolate aLepFus1 chromosome 6, aLepFus1.hap2, whole genome shotgun sequence includes the following:
- the LOC142209032 gene encoding nicotinamide N-methyltransferase-like, translating to MDPRHCKLYHIHDQDSRQFLDHYFSDKAEMIFGKDILAFPITCFAKAFTAGHIKGDILLDLSFGSLVHHLYSACECFKDIIVLKDKDRCILELKRWTDKRTGAFHWGHVTKLHVDLEGKSHQLEDKEVKVRSSMQHVVKCDLEKENMTEPIVLPPADCIISVWLLDAICKDQDDYIRYLRKFSGLLKPGGRIILFGSLGITYYIVGNKKFHAFSYDEDFAIKALEGEGFIIDECKIHKRTSVSDLVDYKALIFIVAHKEKSL from the exons ATGGATCCCAGACACTGTAAACTCTATCATATACATGACCAGGATTCCAGACAATTTCTAGACCATTATTTTTCAGATAAAGCTGAAATGATCTTTGGAAAGGACATTCTGGCATTTCCCATAACGTGTTTTGCAAAAGCTTTCACTGCAG GTCATATCAAAGGAGACATCTTGCTTGACCtcagctttggttccttggttcATCATCTGTATTCGGCCTGTGAGTGCTTCAAAGACATCATAGTGCTGAAGGACAAAGACAGATGTATCCTGGAGCTGAAAAGATGGACGGACAAACGTACCGGAGCCTTTCATTGGGGTCATGTCACAAAACTACATGTAGACCTAGAAGGGAAAAG TCACCAGTTGGAGGACAAAGAAGTAAAAGTGAGATCATCAATGCAACATGTTGTGAAATGTGACCTCGAGAAAGAAAATATGACCGAGCCGATAGTTTTACCTCCAGCCGATTGTATCATCAGTGTATGGTTACTAGATGCTATCTGCAAAGACCAAGATGACTACATCAGATATCTCAGGAAGTTCTCAGGATTGCTGAAACCTGGAGGACGCATTATATTATTTGGGAGTTTAGGTATAACATATTATATAGTtgggaaca AGAAGTTCCATGCCTTCAGCTATGATGAGGATTTTGCCATAAAAGCTCTAGAAGGAGAAGGCTTTATAATAGATGAGTGTAAGATTCATAAGAGAACATCTGTGAGTGATCTTGTTGACTATAAGGCTCTCATATTCATTGTAGCTCACAAGGAGAAGTCGCTCTAG